The sequence below is a genomic window from Escherichia marmotae.
AGGCTGATCCGCTCGTTGTTATAATAATGGATATAGTCCTCTATCGCCTTCCTCAGTTCATTCAGTCCGGCATGCCTGTCCACTCGCTTCAGGGCATTCATATTGTGATACCACGTACTGCGGGACATACCCGCTGCACGCAGAAGATCACCGAGCGCATGCTTAAGCCTTAGCTCACTGATTATCCGGGCTTTCTGCCGTTTTTCTCGCTTTGAACTAAGGCCTTCAGCTTTTTTAGATAGGCATTCTCTGCGCGAAGGTAACGGAGTTCCGCCCGCAGTTCTTCGGGAGATAACTTTTCCAGTTCTGCATCGGTAATTGGAGGTGTTTTTTGAGGTTTTGTCATGTCCTTGCTCCGACCTGGTTTTATGTTCAGAAGTCCTTCTTCACCGGTGTCTTTGTAAACCTTCACCCAGTGCCGGACCACGGATTCATTTGAGATATTAAACCGTGCGGCGGCCTCGCGCATGGTAAGTTCTTCACTCAGAGCCTTCAGAACAACCGTCAGTCGAAACTCAGGAGAGTGGCGGTCATTTTTCCATGTAATATCATCAATACCGTGGAGTTGCCAGGCTCTTACCCAGCGTCGCACAAGTGTTTCTTCAACACCAAAACGTTCAGCGGTACGACGTGCGCCATCGTGTCCGGCAAGATAATGATTAACGACAGCTAATCTGGTTTCGAGAGAATATTTTGGCTTTGCCATAAAAAACTGCACCTTAATCAGTTGGGTGTCCAACTTTTGGGGTGCAGTCCAATCTGGCAGGCTTCTTATTAAAGGAGTTATTACTGCAACAACGAAATATCCGCAACGCGCAGGAACAATTCGCGCAGTTTTTCCAGCATGGTCAGACGGTTGATACGCAGATCTTTATCATCAACCATAACCATCACTTTATCGAAGAAGGCGTCAACCGGTTCACGCAGTTCAGCCAGTTCGACCAGCGCATCCTGGTAACGACCTTCAGCGAAGTATGGCTCCAGCTTGTCGCGCAGTACAACCACCTGCATCGCCAGCTTAATTTCTTCCGGCTCTTTCAGGGTAGATGCGTTCACACGATCGCTCAGGACTTCGTCAGATTTCGCCAGAATGTTGGATACACGCTTATTCGCTGCCGCCAGTGCTGCCGCTGCTTCCAGAGTACGGAAGTGCGATACGGCCTTCATACGGGCATCGAAATCTGCCGGACGAGTTGGGCGGCGCGCCAGAACGGCCTGGATGGTGTCGACGGTATAACCTTCGTCCTGATACCAGGCACGGAAACGGCCAAGCATAAAGTCGATAACGTCATCGACCACATTAGCGTTGGTCAGCTTATCGCCGTACAGACGCACCGCTTCTTCGGTTAGCGTTTGCAGATCGAGGTTCAGGTTCTTCTCGACGATAATACGCAACACGCCGAGTGCCGCACGACGCAGCGCAAACGGGTCTTTATCGCCTTTCGGATGCTGACCAATACCGAAGATACCAGCCAGAGTATCCATCTTGTCAGCGATCGCCAGCGCACAGGCCACCGGGTTAGACGGCAGAGAATCACCAGCAAAGCGCGGCTGATACTGCTCGTTCAGCGCGACAGCCACATCTTCCGCTTCGCCATCGTGGCGCGCGTAGTGCATACCCATCACGCCCTGAGTGTCAGTGAACTCGAAGACCATATTGGTCATCAGGTCACACTTGGACAGCAGCCCCGCACGGGTCGCGTGGTTGACGTCAGCACCAATCTGTTCAGCAATCCAGCCAGCCAGCGCCTGAATGCGGTCAGTCTTGTCGCGCAGCGTACCTAATTGTTGCTGGAACAGCACGGTTTGCAGACGCGGCAGGTTATCTTCCAGACGTTTTTTACGGTCGGTATTAAAGAAGAACTCCGCATCCGCCAGACGCGGGCGAACGACTTTTTCATTACCGGAGATAATTTGCTGCGGATCTTTTGATTCGATGTTGGCAACGAAGATAAAGTTCGGCAGCAATTTGCCGTCATTCGCATACACCGGGAAGTATTTCTGGTCACCTTTCATGGTGTAAACCAGTGCTTCAGACGGCACCGCGAGGAATTTCTCTTCAAATTTCGCAGTCAGAACGACAGGCCATTCCACCAGCGAAGCCACTTCTTCCAGCAGGCTTTCGCTTAAGTCAGCGTTACCGCCAATCTTACGCGCGGCTTCTTCGGCATCGGCTTTAATCTTCGCCTTACGTTCTTCGTAATCAGCGATGACTTTACCGCGCTCACGCAGAATTTCCGGATATTGATCGGCATTATCGATAGTAATTTCCGGCTCGCCCATAAAGCGGTGGCCGCGAATCACGCGATCGGACTGAATACCCAGAATGGTTGCCGGAATGACTTTATCGCCCAGCAGCAAAGTCACAGTATGAACTGGACGCACGAAGTGTACGTCGCTTGCGCCCCAGCGCATCAGTTTCGGAATCGGCAATTTCGCAAGCGAAGTAGCTACCATGTTCGGTATCAGCGCTTCGGTGCTTTCGCCCTTCACGTGAGCGCGATACAGCAACCATTCACCTTTGTCAGTAGTCAGACGCTCAGCCTGGTCAACGGAGATCCCGCAACCACGCGCCCAACCTTCTGCAGCTTTGCTCGGTTTGCCTTCGGCGTCAAATGCCTGGGCAATTGCCGGGCCACGTTTTTCGATTTCACGATCAGGCTGTGCTTCCGCAAGGTTAGCCACTTTCAGCGCCAGACGACGCGGAGCAGCAAACCATTCAACAGTACCGTGTGCGAGACCGGCGTTATCCAGCTCCGCAGTAAAGTTCGCAGCAAAGGACTCTGCCAGGCTGCGCAGTGCTTTTGGTGGCAGCTCTTCAGTGCCAATTTCCACCAGAAAAGTTTTCTCAGACATGGCCGCCTCTTACTTGTCTTTGTTGCACATCGGGAAGCCGAGGGCTTCACGGGAAGCATAGTATGCTTCTGCCACTGCTTTGGTCAGGGTGCGAATGCGCAGAATGTAACGCTGACGCTCGGTGACAGAGATGGCTTTACGCGCATCCAGCAGGTTGAAGCTGTGGGCGGCTTTCAGAATACGTTCGTAGGCTGGCAACGGCAGCGGATTTTCCAGCGCCAGCAATTGCTGTGCTTCTTTCTCGTACTGCTCGAAGCAGGTGAACAGGAAGTCCACATCCGCGTATTCGAAGTTGTAGGTGGATTGCTCCACTTCGTTCTGATGGAAGACGTCACCGTAGGTGGTTTTACCCAGCGGGCCGTCGCACCAGACCAGGTCATAAACGCTATCTACGCCCTGAATATACATCGCCAGACGTTCCAGACCGTAGGTGACCTCACCGGTAACCGGTTTACACTCCAGACCACCAACCTGCTGGAAGTAAGTGAACTGCGTTACTTCCATGCCGTTCAGCCACACTTCCCAGCCCAGTCCCCAGGCACCCAGCGTCGGGTTTTCCCAGTTGTCTTCCACGAAACGGATATCGTGGATAGTCGGATCCATGCCCAGCTCTTTCAGAGAACCGAGGTACAGCTCCTGGATATTGTCCGGTGATGGCTT
It includes:
- the glyQ gene encoding glycine--tRNA ligase subunit alpha, whose amino-acid sequence is MQKFDTRTFQGLILTLQDYWARQGCTIVQPLDMEVGAGTSHPMTCLRALGPEPMAAAYVQPSRRPTDGRYGENPNRLQHYYQFQVVIKPSPDNIQELYLGSLKELGMDPTIHDIRFVEDNWENPTLGAWGLGWEVWLNGMEVTQFTYFQQVGGLECKPVTGEVTYGLERLAMYIQGVDSVYDLVWCDGPLGKTTYGDVFHQNEVEQSTYNFEYADVDFLFTCFEQYEKEAQQLLALENPLPLPAYERILKAAHSFNLLDARKAISVTERQRYILRIRTLTKAVAEAYYASREALGFPMCNKDK
- the glyS gene encoding glycine--tRNA ligase subunit beta, which produces MSEKTFLVEIGTEELPPKALRSLAESFAANFTAELDNAGLAHGTVEWFAAPRRLALKVANLAEAQPDREIEKRGPAIAQAFDAEGKPSKAAEGWARGCGISVDQAERLTTDKGEWLLYRAHVKGESTEALIPNMVATSLAKLPIPKLMRWGASDVHFVRPVHTVTLLLGDKVIPATILGIQSDRVIRGHRFMGEPEITIDNADQYPEILRERGKVIADYEERKAKIKADAEEAARKIGGNADLSESLLEEVASLVEWPVVLTAKFEEKFLAVPSEALVYTMKGDQKYFPVYANDGKLLPNFIFVANIESKDPQQIISGNEKVVRPRLADAEFFFNTDRKKRLEDNLPRLQTVLFQQQLGTLRDKTDRIQALAGWIAEQIGADVNHATRAGLLSKCDLMTNMVFEFTDTQGVMGMHYARHDGEAEDVAVALNEQYQPRFAGDSLPSNPVACALAIADKMDTLAGIFGIGQHPKGDKDPFALRRAALGVLRIIVEKNLNLDLQTLTEEAVRLYGDKLTNANVVDDVIDFMLGRFRAWYQDEGYTVDTIQAVLARRPTRPADFDARMKAVSHFRTLEAAAALAAANKRVSNILAKSDEVLSDRVNASTLKEPEEIKLAMQVVVLRDKLEPYFAEGRYQDALVELAELREPVDAFFDKVMVMVDDKDLRINRLTMLEKLRELFLRVADISLLQ
- a CDS encoding IS3 family transposase, encoding MAKPKYSLETRLAVVNHYLAGHDGARRTAERFGVEETLVRRWVRAWQLHGIDDITWKNDRHSPEFRLTVVLKALSEELTMREAAARFNISNESVVRHWVKVYKDTGEEGLLNIKPGRSKDMTKPQKTPPITDAELEKLSPEELRAELRYLRAENAYLKKLKALVQSEKNGRKPG